Proteins encoded in a region of the Isoalcanivorax pacificus W11-5 genome:
- a CDS encoding TetR/AcrR family transcriptional regulator encodes MSSRRKEVAPDDAGAGKAAAARPARRTQAERSEAMRQRLLDATLQCLAEDGYAGTTVSRVIETARVSRGAPVHHFPSKNAMIAAAAEQLIRKVYVQLGQAIARLEASDERLHDLIYACWKELFLRSEHKALNELLLASQRDPELASILRRLWTACYHSLGDGANHYLQARGPDDDVRQLMVLTQWLLRGMALDLPLVENEGLLDHYLRLWSRLLAMHLQARPGVEGPPPRPAFWDSQIVEGPER; translated from the coding sequence ATGAGCAGCAGACGCAAAGAGGTAGCGCCGGATGACGCCGGGGCAGGCAAGGCAGCAGCGGCCAGGCCCGCCCGCCGCACCCAGGCAGAACGCAGCGAGGCCATGCGCCAGCGGTTGCTGGATGCCACCCTGCAGTGCCTGGCCGAGGACGGTTACGCCGGCACCACCGTGAGCCGGGTGATCGAAACGGCCCGGGTGTCACGCGGTGCGCCGGTGCACCATTTCCCGTCGAAGAACGCCATGATCGCGGCGGCAGCGGAGCAACTGATCCGCAAGGTGTATGTCCAGCTCGGCCAGGCCATTGCCCGGCTGGAAGCCTCGGACGAGCGCCTGCATGACCTGATCTACGCCTGCTGGAAAGAGCTGTTCCTGCGTTCCGAGCACAAGGCGCTGAACGAACTGCTGCTGGCCAGCCAGCGTGACCCGGAACTGGCCAGCATCCTGCGGCGGCTGTGGACCGCCTGCTACCACTCCCTCGGTGACGGCGCGAACCATTACCTGCAGGCGCGCGGCCCGGACGACGATGTGCGCCAGTTGATGGTGCTGACACAGTGGTTGCTGCGGGGCATGGCGCTTGACCTGCCGCTGGTCGAGAACGAGGGCTTGCTGGATCACTACCTGCGGCTCTGGAGCCGGCTACTGGCCATGCACCTGCAGGCCCGGCCGGGGGTGGAGGGGCCGCCGCCGCGCCCGGCGTTCTGGGACAGCCAGATTGTTGAAGGGCCTGAGAGGTAG
- a CDS encoding DUF2780 domain-containing protein translates to MELINQLVSTLGIDSKQAEGGTGLLMKLVKDNLSGADFSRITNAAPQLEGLMQQAPEGGAGGSLLGMAGGLLSSMGSDKLAGLTQIAGGLQSLNLNKDTLVQFIPVILQYFQKQGQGDIAGLIQKALPF, encoded by the coding sequence ATGGAACTGATCAATCAACTTGTCTCGACCCTCGGCATTGACAGCAAGCAGGCGGAAGGTGGCACAGGGTTGCTGATGAAACTGGTGAAAGACAATCTGTCCGGCGCCGACTTCAGCCGCATCACCAACGCCGCACCGCAGCTCGAAGGGCTGATGCAACAGGCCCCCGAAGGCGGCGCCGGCGGCTCCCTGCTCGGCATGGCCGGCGGCTTGCTCTCCAGCATGGGCAGCGACAAGCTGGCCGGCCTGACGCAGATAGCGGGCGGGCTGCAAAGCCTGAACCTGAACAAAGACACCCTGGTGCAGTTTATTCCTGTGATTCTGCAGTACTTCCAGAAACAGGGACAGGGCGACATTGCCGGGCTGATCCAGAAAGCCTTGCCGTTCTGA
- a CDS encoding lipid-transfer protein — protein sequence MKRRVNVIGVGMTRFAKPGSSPDYHEMAREAGQLALNDAGIPYADVEQAFAGYVYGDSTCGQRAVYELGLSGIPVVNVNNNCSTGSTALFLARQAIEGGLAECVLALGFEKMERGALGSKFNDRENPMGQHAQVMLDAQGFNSAPPAAQMFGGAGREYRWRYGTRRETFGKIAEKARRHASKNPYALFGQVLSLEEIMASEEVFDPLTRFQCCPPTCGAGAAILCSDEFAARHGISNPVYIAAQAMTTDFASSFNEQSMIKMVGYDMTQAAAHSVYEAAGIGPEDLDVVELHDCFTANELLTYEALGLCPEGGAEQFIWDEDNTYGGKVVTNPSGGLLSKGHPLGATGLAQCTELVWQLRGTADARQVDNARVALQHNLGLGGACVVTLYRRD from the coding sequence ATGAAGCGGCGTGTAAACGTGATCGGCGTGGGCATGACCCGGTTCGCCAAACCCGGCAGCAGCCCGGACTACCACGAAATGGCCCGCGAAGCCGGCCAACTGGCCCTCAACGACGCCGGCATTCCCTATGCCGATGTCGAACAGGCGTTCGCCGGCTATGTCTACGGCGATTCCACCTGCGGCCAGCGCGCGGTATACGAACTCGGCCTGAGCGGCATTCCCGTGGTCAACGTCAACAACAACTGCTCAACCGGCTCCACTGCGCTGTTCCTTGCACGGCAGGCCATCGAAGGCGGGCTGGCCGAGTGCGTGCTGGCGCTGGGTTTCGAGAAAATGGAACGCGGCGCATTGGGTTCCAAATTCAATGACCGGGAAAATCCGATGGGCCAGCATGCCCAGGTAATGCTGGATGCCCAGGGCTTCAACAGCGCACCACCGGCGGCGCAAATGTTCGGCGGCGCCGGACGCGAATACCGCTGGCGCTACGGCACCCGCCGCGAAACGTTCGGCAAGATCGCGGAGAAGGCGCGGCGCCACGCCAGCAAGAATCCGTATGCCCTGTTCGGCCAGGTGCTGTCGCTGGAAGAAATCATGGCCTCCGAGGAAGTCTTCGATCCGCTGACACGCTTCCAGTGCTGCCCGCCGACCTGCGGCGCCGGCGCCGCCATTCTCTGCTCGGATGAATTCGCTGCCCGGCATGGCATCAGCAACCCGGTGTATATCGCAGCCCAGGCCATGACCACGGATTTTGCCAGCAGCTTCAACGAGCAGAGCATGATCAAGATGGTCGGCTATGACATGACCCAAGCCGCCGCCCACAGTGTTTATGAAGCAGCCGGCATAGGCCCGGAGGATCTGGATGTGGTCGAGCTGCACGACTGCTTTACCGCCAACGAACTGCTGACCTACGAGGCGCTGGGCCTCTGCCCCGAAGGCGGCGCCGAGCAGTTTATCTGGGACGAAGACAACACCTACGGCGGCAAGGTCGTGACCAATCCCTCCGGCGGACTGCTCTCCAAGGGCCACCCGCTGGGTGCCACCGGGCTGGCCCAGTGCACGGAACTGGTCTGGCAGTTGCGCGGCACCGCGGATGCACGCCAGGTTGATAACGCACGCGTCGCCCTGCAGCACAATCTGGGCCTGGGCGGCGCCTGCGTCGTGACACTGTACCGCCGCGATTGA
- a CDS encoding acyl-CoA dehydrogenase family protein, producing MIPRTLFNEDHEAFRQTVRRFFETEIAPFHEKWEEQQHIDRALWNKAGELGLLCATMPEQYGGAGVDRLYSVVLMEEQARAGDSASGFSLHSDIVANYINNFGSEEQKQSWLPRMATGDVVGAIAMTEPGTGSDLQSIKTTARLEGDEYVLNGSKIFITNGYLCDMAVVVARTGDPSQGAQSISLLIVEADRAGFTKGKPLKKVGMRGQDTCELFFDNVRVPKNNLLGMEGMGFIMLMKELAWERMMIAIMCASGAEYALATTVDYVKQRKAFGKPVAAFQNTRFKLAEMRSEIQIARVFVDRCLEQVLKNELSVEAACAAKYWVSDLLSKVVDECVQLHGGYGYMLEYPIARAYIDTRANRIYGGTNEIMKELISRSI from the coding sequence ATGATCCCGCGCACCCTGTTCAATGAGGATCACGAGGCCTTTCGCCAGACCGTGCGCCGCTTCTTCGAGACCGAGATCGCGCCCTTTCATGAAAAATGGGAGGAACAGCAGCATATCGACCGCGCACTCTGGAACAAGGCCGGCGAACTGGGCCTGCTGTGCGCCACCATGCCCGAGCAATACGGCGGCGCCGGGGTGGACCGCCTGTACAGCGTGGTGTTGATGGAAGAACAGGCACGGGCTGGCGACTCCGCCTCCGGGTTTTCGCTGCATTCTGACATCGTCGCCAACTACATCAACAACTTCGGCTCCGAAGAACAGAAGCAATCCTGGTTGCCGCGCATGGCCACCGGCGACGTGGTCGGCGCCATCGCCATGACCGAGCCCGGCACCGGCTCCGACCTGCAAAGCATCAAGACCACCGCCCGCCTTGAAGGCGACGAGTACGTGCTCAACGGCTCCAAGATTTTCATCACCAACGGTTATCTCTGCGACATGGCCGTGGTGGTGGCCCGCACCGGCGACCCGAGCCAGGGCGCACAAAGCATTTCACTGCTGATCGTCGAGGCTGACCGCGCCGGCTTTACCAAGGGCAAGCCGCTGAAAAAAGTCGGCATGCGCGGCCAGGATACCTGCGAGCTGTTTTTCGACAACGTCCGCGTGCCGAAAAACAATCTGCTTGGCATGGAGGGCATGGGCTTCATCATGTTGATGAAAGAGCTGGCGTGGGAGCGCATGATGATCGCCATCATGTGTGCCTCCGGCGCCGAATACGCGCTCGCCACTACGGTGGATTACGTCAAGCAGCGCAAGGCGTTCGGCAAGCCGGTCGCTGCGTTCCAGAACACCCGCTTCAAGCTGGCCGAAATGCGTTCGGAAATCCAGATCGCTCGCGTCTTCGTGGACCGCTGCCTGGAACAGGTATTGAAAAACGAACTCAGCGTGGAAGCCGCCTGCGCGGCCAAATACTGGGTGTCCGATCTGCTCAGCAAAGTGGTGGACGAATGCGTGCAGTTGCACGGCGGCTACGGCTACATGCTGGAGTACCCGATTGCCCGCGCCTATATCGACACGCGCGCCAACCGCATCTACGGCGGCACCAACGAGATCATGAAAGAACTGATTTCGCGTTCCATCTGA
- the lysM gene encoding peptidoglycan-binding protein LysM, with protein MDLFNFAKNIGKKLFGNGDSGAADKIKAHVLEDNPGVNNLEVTFDDGVATLSGDCADQAAREKAILLAGNVEGVERVDGDALKVPAGVQVEEVTYYEIQKGDTLWKVATEFYGNGSKYTAIFEANREVIKNPDLIYPGQKIRIPK; from the coding sequence ATGGATCTGTTCAACTTTGCCAAGAACATCGGAAAGAAACTGTTTGGTAACGGCGATAGCGGCGCCGCCGACAAGATCAAGGCACATGTGCTGGAAGACAATCCCGGTGTGAATAATCTTGAGGTCACCTTCGACGACGGGGTTGCCACCCTGAGCGGCGACTGTGCAGACCAGGCCGCCAGGGAAAAAGCCATCTTGCTGGCCGGCAATGTCGAAGGCGTCGAGCGGGTGGACGGTGATGCGCTGAAAGTCCCCGCAGGCGTGCAGGTGGAAGAAGTCACCTACTACGAAATCCAGAAAGGCGACACGCTATGGAAAGTGGCCACCGAGTTCTATGGCAACGGCAGCAAGTACACCGCCATTTTTGAAGCCAACCGGGAAGTCATCAAGAACCCTGACCTGATCTATCCGGGGCAGAAAATCCGCATTCCCAAGTAA
- a CDS encoding OsmC domain/YcaO domain-containing protein, with protein MEIKVNYLDNLRLEAKFDDFTVISDQPIRYKGDGSAPGPFDYFLASSAMCAAYFVKVYCNTRNIPTDNIRLSQNNIVDPEDRYKQIFRIQVELPEDISDRDRQGIVRSIERCTVKKVVQAGPDFQIELVDNLDDDTQALLTVRPDGEAATFIEGKDLPLEQTIANMSAILADLGMKIEIASWRNIVPHVWSLHIRDAASPMCFTNGKGATKEAALCSALGEFIERLSCNFFYNDQYFGQDIANSEFVHYPNEKWFQPGPKGEMPAGLLDDHCLAIYDPDGELLGTHLFDTNSGTPERGICAIPYVRQSDGEVVYFPSNLIENLYLSNGMSAGNTLPEAQVQCLSEIFERAVKKEIIENEIALPDVPEAVLARYPHIQEGIRALEAQGFPVLVKDASLGGQFPVMCVTLMNPRTGGVFASFGAHPSFQVALERSLTELLQGRSFEGLNDLPAPTFNSMAVTEPNNYVEHFIDSSGVISWRFFSARPTHAFCDWDFSGSNEDEAATLFGILEDLGHECYMAVFEDLGAPVCRILVPGYSEVYPVEDLVWDNTNMALRFREDILGLHRLSDKALVALVERLEESELDTYMKIITLIGIEFDENTVWGQLTILELKLLIYLALGELEEARELVETFLQFNDNTVERGRFYQAMQAVLEVTLDDELALEDYLVNFRRMFGDAILDAAIGSVDGTVRFHGLTPTSMALEGLDRHLRLIDSYKKLHAARRKKSAAAR; from the coding sequence ATGGAAATCAAGGTCAATTATCTCGACAACCTGCGTCTTGAAGCGAAGTTCGATGACTTCACCGTCATCTCGGACCAGCCCATCCGCTACAAGGGCGACGGCTCGGCCCCCGGTCCGTTTGACTACTTCCTGGCGTCGTCGGCGATGTGCGCGGCGTATTTTGTGAAGGTGTACTGCAATACCCGCAACATTCCCACGGACAACATTCGCTTGTCGCAGAACAACATCGTGGACCCGGAAGACCGCTACAAGCAGATCTTCCGCATTCAGGTGGAGCTGCCCGAAGACATCAGCGACAGGGACCGCCAGGGCATCGTGCGCTCCATTGAGCGCTGCACCGTCAAGAAGGTGGTGCAGGCCGGGCCGGATTTCCAGATCGAGCTGGTGGATAACCTGGATGACGACACCCAGGCCCTGTTGACGGTCAGGCCGGATGGCGAAGCCGCCACCTTCATTGAGGGCAAGGACCTGCCCCTGGAGCAGACCATTGCCAATATGAGCGCCATTCTGGCGGATCTTGGCATGAAGATTGAGATCGCGTCCTGGCGCAATATCGTGCCGCATGTATGGTCGCTGCACATCCGGGACGCGGCGTCGCCCATGTGTTTCACCAATGGCAAGGGCGCCACCAAGGAAGCGGCACTCTGCTCGGCGCTGGGCGAGTTTATCGAGCGGCTGAGCTGTAACTTCTTCTACAACGATCAATATTTCGGGCAGGACATCGCCAACAGCGAGTTCGTCCACTATCCGAATGAAAAGTGGTTCCAGCCCGGCCCGAAGGGTGAAATGCCGGCGGGCCTTCTGGATGACCATTGCCTGGCCATCTATGATCCGGACGGCGAGCTGCTGGGCACGCATCTGTTTGATACCAACTCGGGCACGCCGGAGCGGGGCATCTGTGCCATTCCCTATGTGCGGCAGTCCGATGGGGAAGTGGTTTATTTCCCGTCGAACCTGATTGAAAACCTGTATCTCAGCAACGGCATGAGCGCCGGCAACACCTTGCCGGAAGCCCAGGTACAGTGCCTGTCGGAAATCTTCGAACGCGCGGTCAAGAAAGAGATCATCGAAAACGAAATCGCGCTGCCGGATGTGCCGGAGGCGGTGCTGGCGCGCTATCCGCACATTCAGGAAGGCATCAGGGCGCTGGAAGCACAGGGTTTCCCGGTGCTGGTGAAGGATGCCTCCCTGGGCGGTCAGTTTCCGGTCATGTGCGTCACCCTGATGAACCCGCGCACCGGCGGTGTCTTTGCATCGTTCGGGGCACATCCCAGCTTCCAGGTGGCGCTGGAGCGCAGCTTGACGGAACTGTTGCAGGGCCGCAGTTTCGAGGGCCTGAATGATCTGCCCGCGCCCACCTTCAACAGCATGGCGGTGACGGAGCCGAATAACTACGTCGAACATTTTATCGACTCCAGCGGCGTCATCTCCTGGCGCTTCTTCAGTGCGCGCCCGACACATGCCTTCTGCGACTGGGATTTCTCGGGCAGCAATGAAGACGAAGCAGCCACCCTGTTCGGCATCCTCGAAGACCTGGGCCACGAGTGCTATATGGCCGTGTTCGAAGACCTGGGTGCGCCGGTATGCCGCATCCTGGTGCCGGGCTACTCCGAGGTGTATCCGGTGGAGGATCTGGTGTGGGACAACACCAACATGGCGCTGCGGTTTCGCGAGGACATCCTCGGCCTGCACCGTTTGAGTGACAAGGCGCTGGTCGCTCTGGTGGAGCGGCTGGAAGAAAGCGAGCTCGATACCTACATGAAGATCATCACTCTGATCGGCATCGAGTTCGACGAGAATACGGTCTGGGGCCAGCTCACCATCCTGGAGCTGAAGCTGCTGATTTATCTGGCACTGGGCGAGCTGGAGGAAGCGCGGGAACTGGTCGAGACTTTCCTTCAGTTCAACGACAACACGGTGGAGCGGGGCCGCTTCTATCAGGCCATGCAGGCAGTGCTTGAGGTGACCCTGGACGACGAGCTGGCACTGGAAGACTATCTGGTGAATTTCCGTCGCATGTTCGGGGATGCCATTCTGGATGCAGCCATCGGTTCAGTGGATGGCACCGTCCGCTTCCATGGCCTGACCCCGACCAGCATGGCTCTGGAAGGGCTGGACAGGCATCTTCGGCTGATTGACAGCTACAAGAAGCTGCATGCGGCAAGACGGAAAAAATCTGCTGCGGCTCGTTGA
- a CDS encoding metal-dependent hydrolase, whose amino-acid sequence MLPDSDNNKGLSMNTFRKPFNAILPTRRDLRFNLPADRIGDWHDAAGPVFTAFLNTFSIVLPVGERFFIDSVRAYRDQITDPALQKAVTAFIGQEAMHGREHEDYNAALFARAPVAPKFERLVAGILSRLSKHGPKAFALSGTIALEHFTALLADSVLREPRVAEGAEPHYAALWRWHALEETEHKAVAFDVWEAVMGRGVKAYTLRSLGLVLATLIFWGLVIPVFLAVLHNEGKLTDRQGWRKFFRYTLGDIGLLRIQLRNYADYFRPGFHPWDHDNREFLAQIDTFLASYQQSIA is encoded by the coding sequence ATGCTCCCTGATTCCGACAACAACAAGGGCCTGTCCATGAACACTTTTCGCAAACCCTTTAACGCCATTCTGCCGACACGGCGCGACCTCAGATTCAATCTGCCCGCCGACCGCATCGGCGACTGGCATGACGCGGCCGGCCCGGTCTTCACCGCCTTTCTCAACACCTTTTCCATCGTGCTGCCGGTGGGTGAACGTTTCTTTATCGACAGTGTGCGCGCCTACCGCGACCAGATCACCGACCCGGCGCTGCAAAAAGCCGTGACCGCTTTTATCGGCCAGGAAGCCATGCACGGGCGCGAGCATGAGGACTACAACGCAGCCCTGTTCGCCCGTGCTCCGGTGGCGCCGAAGTTTGAACGGCTGGTCGCCGGTATCCTGTCACGCCTGAGCAAACATGGCCCCAAGGCGTTTGCTCTCAGCGGCACCATCGCTCTGGAGCACTTCACCGCGTTGCTGGCCGACAGCGTACTGCGCGAACCGCGCGTTGCCGAAGGTGCCGAACCCCACTATGCCGCCCTCTGGCGCTGGCATGCGCTGGAAGAAACCGAGCACAAGGCCGTGGCATTTGATGTCTGGGAGGCCGTGATGGGACGTGGCGTCAAGGCGTACACATTGCGCAGCCTGGGGCTGGTGCTGGCCACCCTGATTTTCTGGGGGCTGGTCATTCCGGTCTTTCTGGCCGTGCTGCACAACGAAGGCAAGCTCACAGACCGGCAAGGCTGGCGAAAATTCTTTCGTTATACCCTGGGCGATATTGGCCTGCTGCGCATCCAGCTCCGCAACTACGCTGATTACTTCCGCCCCGGCTTCCACCCCTGGGATCATGACAACCGCGAATTTCTGGCGCAGATCGACACCTTCCTGGCGTCCTACCAGCAATCCATAGCCTGA
- a CDS encoding SDR family NAD(P)-dependent oxidoreductase produces MAELRFDGRVAIVTGAGGGLGRSHALTLAARGAKVVVNDLGGSAHGDGQSASAADKVVEEIRALGGEAVANYDSVENGQAIVQSALDAFGTVDIVINNAGILRDVSFQKMTQADWDIVQRVHLNGSMSVSHAAWPIMREKGYGRIVMTTSAAGIYGNFGQANYCAAKLGILGLAHCLAEEGRGKNIFVNTIAPIAASRLTETIMPPALLENLKPEAVSPLVAWLCHEECEETKGLFEVGAGFIAKLRWERTAGHAFPLGRAFNMDDVARKWGAVTDFSESTHPTNTNEALAPILSAVSNPSLGGNEFIDLDTATKTELLLESSYDERDLALYALGIGAARDPLDKDELKYVYELGGDFLALPTWGAMPQLNAMLAAAKSGSLVLPGMSFGLDRLLHGEQYMELKKPLPPNARLKHVFKFKEAFDKDPNAVITFAISTQDESGEEIAYNEMTSFVKGAGGWGGDRGPSGESNLPPDRAPDAVIEEQTDANQTLLYRLSGDWNPLHADPDFARAFGFDKPILHGMCTFGYCGRHVIKAFCGNDGRYFKSIKVRFAKSVFPGDTLVTRMWKESDTRILFETTVKERNEVVIKNAAVELYKELPAAGTDTAARTPAAAETSTVDQGITLEDVFTAIKSYVAMKPDLVSQTRTVFQFHFHKPESNWFIDLKNGDGNVGSGIADKPDVTLELDTELAPVLFGGELAEVQKLFFGGKLKISGNVMASNKLAILAGMDKKLVEEARAGRVAAAGHSAQAAPDATAKAAADESVTLADVFAGVARFIAGQPELVKQTNTVFQFSFHNPDTHWFIDLKHGDGAAGAGTAEKADVTLELDTALAPILFGGNIGEVQKLFFSGKLKVHGNVMASNKLSVLSGMDRQLVEDAGAKRLASGADTEAPAAAATPPRKAAAPAIFAALAQRLAEGTVKPALTQLLQFHLREPQASWLVDFSVSPAQVREEVSEQAAAVFTLNDQDLKTLAQGGSDVRQLYQRGALRVDGDARLAPGLTFLSGLL; encoded by the coding sequence ATGGCAGAACTGCGTTTTGATGGCCGCGTGGCCATAGTCACCGGCGCCGGTGGCGGCCTGGGACGTTCACACGCGCTCACACTGGCAGCACGCGGCGCGAAAGTGGTGGTGAATGACCTGGGTGGCAGTGCCCACGGTGATGGTCAGTCCGCGTCCGCCGCTGACAAGGTGGTTGAGGAAATCCGCGCCCTCGGCGGCGAAGCGGTGGCCAACTATGACTCGGTGGAAAACGGCCAGGCGATTGTGCAGTCCGCACTGGATGCGTTCGGCACCGTGGATATCGTGATCAACAATGCCGGCATCCTGCGTGACGTCAGCTTTCAGAAAATGACCCAGGCCGACTGGGATATCGTGCAGCGCGTGCACCTCAACGGCAGCATGAGTGTCAGCCACGCAGCATGGCCGATCATGCGCGAGAAAGGGTATGGCCGCATCGTCATGACGACCTCTGCCGCCGGTATCTACGGTAACTTCGGCCAGGCCAATTACTGCGCCGCCAAACTCGGCATCCTGGGCCTGGCCCACTGCCTGGCCGAAGAAGGCCGGGGCAAGAATATCTTCGTCAACACCATCGCACCCATTGCTGCCTCACGCCTGACCGAGACCATCATGCCGCCGGCACTGCTGGAAAATCTCAAGCCTGAGGCCGTCAGCCCGCTGGTCGCCTGGCTGTGTCACGAGGAATGCGAAGAGACCAAAGGGCTGTTCGAAGTCGGCGCCGGCTTTATCGCCAAGCTGCGCTGGGAACGCACGGCGGGCCACGCCTTCCCGTTGGGCCGAGCCTTTAACATGGACGATGTCGCCCGCAAGTGGGGCGCCGTCACGGATTTCAGCGAGAGCACGCACCCGACCAATACCAATGAGGCGCTGGCACCTATCCTCAGCGCCGTCAGCAACCCCAGCCTCGGCGGCAATGAATTCATCGACCTGGATACTGCCACCAAAACCGAGCTGCTGCTCGAATCCTCCTATGACGAGCGCGATCTTGCCCTCTACGCACTGGGCATTGGCGCCGCACGTGATCCCCTGGACAAGGACGAACTGAAATACGTCTACGAACTGGGCGGCGATTTCCTTGCCCTGCCCACCTGGGGCGCCATGCCGCAACTCAATGCCATGCTGGCCGCCGCCAAAAGCGGCAGCCTGGTCCTGCCGGGCATGAGCTTTGGTCTGGACCGGCTGTTGCATGGCGAGCAGTACATGGAACTGAAAAAACCGTTGCCGCCGAACGCACGGCTCAAGCACGTCTTCAAGTTCAAGGAAGCCTTCGACAAAGACCCGAATGCCGTCATCACCTTTGCGATTTCCACGCAAGATGAAAGCGGCGAGGAAATTGCCTACAACGAGATGACCTCGTTTGTGAAAGGCGCCGGCGGCTGGGGCGGCGACCGTGGCCCGTCAGGTGAAAGCAACCTGCCGCCCGACCGTGCACCCGATGCCGTCATCGAAGAACAGACGGACGCCAACCAGACCCTGCTCTACCGGCTCTCCGGCGACTGGAACCCGTTGCATGCCGATCCGGATTTTGCCCGTGCGTTCGGCTTCGACAAACCCATCCTGCACGGCATGTGCACCTTCGGCTATTGCGGCCGTCATGTGATCAAGGCGTTCTGCGGCAACGACGGGCGCTACTTCAAAAGCATCAAGGTCCGTTTCGCCAAGAGCGTGTTCCCCGGCGACACCCTGGTGACACGCATGTGGAAGGAATCGGACACACGCATCCTGTTTGAAACCACGGTCAAGGAACGCAACGAAGTAGTGATCAAGAACGCCGCCGTTGAGCTCTACAAGGAGCTGCCCGCCGCCGGGACTGACACAGCAGCCCGTACACCCGCTGCCGCCGAAACCAGCACCGTGGATCAGGGCATTACACTGGAAGATGTGTTCACGGCCATCAAATCCTATGTGGCCATGAAACCGGATCTCGTCTCGCAGACCAGAACCGTCTTCCAGTTCCATTTCCACAAGCCCGAATCAAACTGGTTTATCGACCTGAAAAACGGTGACGGCAACGTCGGCAGCGGCATCGCCGACAAGCCGGATGTCACGCTGGAGCTGGATACCGAACTGGCCCCGGTACTGTTTGGCGGCGAGCTGGCAGAGGTCCAGAAACTGTTCTTCGGCGGCAAGCTCAAGATAAGCGGCAACGTGATGGCCTCGAACAAGCTGGCCATCCTCGCCGGCATGGATAAGAAACTGGTGGAAGAGGCCCGCGCCGGCCGCGTTGCGGCAGCCGGCCACTCTGCACAGGCCGCCCCGGACGCGACAGCCAAAGCCGCCGCCGATGAAAGCGTCACCCTGGCTGATGTATTTGCCGGTGTCGCCCGTTTCATTGCCGGCCAGCCTGAACTGGTGAAGCAGACCAACACGGTCTTCCAGTTCAGCTTCCACAATCCGGACACCCACTGGTTTATTGATCTCAAGCACGGCGATGGCGCGGCGGGTGCCGGCACAGCCGAAAAAGCCGATGTGACACTGGAGCTGGACACCGCACTGGCGCCGATCCTGTTCGGCGGCAATATCGGCGAAGTACAGAAGCTGTTTTTCAGCGGCAAACTGAAAGTGCACGGCAATGTCATGGCGTCCAACAAGCTGTCCGTACTCTCCGGCATGGACAGGCAACTGGTGGAAGACGCCGGCGCCAAACGTCTGGCGAGCGGTGCCGACACCGAAGCACCCGCCGCTGCGGCCACACCTCCCCGCAAGGCGGCCGCGCCAGCGATCTTTGCGGCCCTGGCCCAGCGCCTGGCAGAAGGCACCGTCAAACCCGCACTGACACAACTGCTGCAATTCCATCTGCGTGAACCACAGGCAAGCTGGCTGGTGGATTTCTCGGTCAGCCCGGCACAGGTGCGCGAAGAGGTGAGTGAGCAGGCGGCGGCCGTCTTCACGCTCAATGACCAGGACCTCAAGACGCTGGCCCAGGGCGGCAGCGATGTGCGCCAGCTCTATCAGCGTGGCGCACTGCGCGTGGATGGCGACGCCCGCCTGGCACCCGGACTGACTTTCCTGAGCGGCCTGCTCTGA